The following coding sequences are from one Vulpes vulpes isolate BD-2025 chromosome 12, VulVul3, whole genome shotgun sequence window:
- the CDK10 gene encoding cyclin-dependent kinase 10 isoform X4, whose amino-acid sequence MGDTESESEQIRLKCIRKDGFFTVPPEHRLGRCRSVKEFEKLNRIGEGTYGIVYRARDTLTDEIVALKKVRMDKEKDGVPISSLREITLLLRLRHPNIVELKEVVVGTHLESIFLVMGYCEQDLASLLENMPTPFSEAQVKCIVLQVLRGLQYLHQNFIIHRDLKVSNLLMTDKGCVKTADFGLARAYSIPMKPMTPKVVTLWYRAPELLLGTSTQTTSIDMWAMGCILAELLAHKPLLPGTSEIHQVDLIVQLLGTPSENIWPGFSRLPLVGQYSLRKQPYNNLKHKFPWLSEAGLRLLNFLFMATARDGLDSSYFKEKPLPCEPELMPTFPHHRNKRAILATSEGQSKRCKP is encoded by the exons ATGGGGGACACGGAGTCAGAGTCGGAGCAGATCCGTCTGAAATGTATCCGTAAGGACGGCTTCTTCACGGTGCCTCCGGAACACAGG CTGGGACGGTGCCGGAGTGTGAAGGAGTTCGAGAAGCTGAACCGCATCGGGGAAGGCACCTATGGCATCGTGT ATCGGGCCCGGGACACCCTGACAGATGAGATTGTTGCCCTGAAGAAGGTACGGATGGACAAGGAGAAGGATG GGGTCCCCATCAGCAGCCTTCGAGAGATCACACTGCTCCTTCGCCTTCGCCATCCCAATATCGTGGAGCTGAAGGAAGTGGTTGTGGGAACTCACCTGGAGAG CATCTTTCTGGTGATGGGTTACTGTGAGCAAGATCTGGCCAGCCTTCTGGAGAATATGCCGACACCTTTCTCTGAGGCCCAG GTCAAATGCATTGTGCTACAAGTGCTCCGAGGCCTTCAGTACCTGCACCAGAACTTCATTATCCACAG GGACCTGAAGGTGTCCAACCTGCTCATGACTGATAAGGGCTGTGTGAAGACAG CGGATTTCGGCCTGGCCCGGGCCTACAGCATCCCTATGAAGCCAATGACCCCCAAGGTGGTCACACTCTG GTACCGAGCCCCTGAACTGCTTTTGGGAACCAGCACGCAGACCACCAGCATTGACATGTG GGCCATGGGCTGCATCCTGGCAGAGCTGCTGGCCCACAAGCCCCTTCTCCCCGGCACTTCTGAGATCCACCAGGTGGACCTGATCGTACAGCTGCTGGGGACGCCCAGTGAGAACATCTGGCCA GGTTTCTCCAGGCTGCCGCTGGTGGGCCAGTACAGCCTGAGGAAGCAGCCCTACAACAACCTCAAACACAAATTCCCGTGGCTCTCAGAGGCCGGCCTGCGCCTGCTCAACTTCCTCTTCAT GGCCACAGCCAGAGATGGCTTGGACAGCTCATACTTCAAGGAGAAGCCACTGC CTTGTGAGCCAGAGCTCATGCCCACCTTCCCCCACCACCGCAACAAGCGGGCCATCCTGGCCACATCTGAGGGCCAGAGCAAGCGCTGTAAGCCATGA
- the CDK10 gene encoding cyclin-dependent kinase 10 isoform X3 — MGDTESESEQIRLKCIRKDGFFTVPPEHRLGRCRSVKEFEKLNRIGEGTYGIVYRARDTLTDEIVALKKVRMDKEKDGVPISSLREITLLLRLRHPNIVELKEVVVGTHLESIFLVMGYCEQDLASLLENMPTPFSEAQVKCIVLQVLRGLQYLHQNFIIHRDLKVSNLLMTDKGCVKTADFGLARAYSIPMKPMTPKVVTLWYRAPELLLGTSTQTTSIDMWAMGCILAELLAHKPLLPGTSEIHQVDLIVQLLGTPSENIWPGFSRLPLVGQYSLRKQPYNNLKHKFPWLSEAGLRLLNFLFMYDPKKRATARDGLDSSYFKEKPLPCEPELMPTFPHHRNKRAILATSEGQSKRCKP, encoded by the exons ATGGGGGACACGGAGTCAGAGTCGGAGCAGATCCGTCTGAAATGTATCCGTAAGGACGGCTTCTTCACGGTGCCTCCGGAACACAGG CTGGGACGGTGCCGGAGTGTGAAGGAGTTCGAGAAGCTGAACCGCATCGGGGAAGGCACCTATGGCATCGTGT ATCGGGCCCGGGACACCCTGACAGATGAGATTGTTGCCCTGAAGAAGGTACGGATGGACAAGGAGAAGGATG GGGTCCCCATCAGCAGCCTTCGAGAGATCACACTGCTCCTTCGCCTTCGCCATCCCAATATCGTGGAGCTGAAGGAAGTGGTTGTGGGAACTCACCTGGAGAG CATCTTTCTGGTGATGGGTTACTGTGAGCAAGATCTGGCCAGCCTTCTGGAGAATATGCCGACACCTTTCTCTGAGGCCCAG GTCAAATGCATTGTGCTACAAGTGCTCCGAGGCCTTCAGTACCTGCACCAGAACTTCATTATCCACAG GGACCTGAAGGTGTCCAACCTGCTCATGACTGATAAGGGCTGTGTGAAGACAG CGGATTTCGGCCTGGCCCGGGCCTACAGCATCCCTATGAAGCCAATGACCCCCAAGGTGGTCACACTCTG GTACCGAGCCCCTGAACTGCTTTTGGGAACCAGCACGCAGACCACCAGCATTGACATGTG GGCCATGGGCTGCATCCTGGCAGAGCTGCTGGCCCACAAGCCCCTTCTCCCCGGCACTTCTGAGATCCACCAGGTGGACCTGATCGTACAGCTGCTGGGGACGCCCAGTGAGAACATCTGGCCA GGTTTCTCCAGGCTGCCGCTGGTGGGCCAGTACAGCCTGAGGAAGCAGCCCTACAACAACCTCAAACACAAATTCCCGTGGCTCTCAGAGGCCGGCCTGCGCCTGCTCAACTTCCTCTTCATGTATGACCCTAAGAAAAG GGCCACAGCCAGAGATGGCTTGGACAGCTCATACTTCAAGGAGAAGCCACTGC CTTGTGAGCCAGAGCTCATGCCCACCTTCCCCCACCACCGCAACAAGCGGGCCATCCTGGCCACATCTGAGGGCCAGAGCAAGCGCTGTAAGCCATGA
- the CDK10 gene encoding cyclin-dependent kinase 10 isoform X5, whose product MELSTGLWAGHGACSKFSIPLPLPLPLALCVHIFSLSKKKKKKKTLFLSSLTFPREAGNFHKLGRCRSVKEFEKLNRIGEGTYGIVYRARDTLTDEIVALKKVRMDKEKDGVPISSLREITLLLRLRHPNIVELKEVVVGTHLESIFLVMGYCEQDLASLLENMPTPFSEAQVKCIVLQVLRGLQYLHQNFIIHRDLKVSNLLMTDKGCVKTADFGLARAYSIPMKPMTPKVVTLWYRAPELLLGTSTQTTSIDMWAMGCILAELLAHKPLLPGTSEIHQVDLIVQLLGTPSENIWPGHSQRWLGQLILQGEATAL is encoded by the exons atggagctcagcactgggctctgggctggaCACGGAGCTTGCTCAAaattctctatccctctcccgctgcctctccctctggccctgtgtgtgcacattttctctctctccaaaaaaaaaaaaaaaaaaaagactttatttctctcttccctgacATTCCCAAGAGAGGCTGGGAATTTCCACAAG CTGGGACGGTGCCGGAGTGTGAAGGAGTTCGAGAAGCTGAACCGCATCGGGGAAGGCACCTATGGCATCGTGT ATCGGGCCCGGGACACCCTGACAGATGAGATTGTTGCCCTGAAGAAGGTACGGATGGACAAGGAGAAGGATG GGGTCCCCATCAGCAGCCTTCGAGAGATCACACTGCTCCTTCGCCTTCGCCATCCCAATATCGTGGAGCTGAAGGAAGTGGTTGTGGGAACTCACCTGGAGAG CATCTTTCTGGTGATGGGTTACTGTGAGCAAGATCTGGCCAGCCTTCTGGAGAATATGCCGACACCTTTCTCTGAGGCCCAG GTCAAATGCATTGTGCTACAAGTGCTCCGAGGCCTTCAGTACCTGCACCAGAACTTCATTATCCACAG GGACCTGAAGGTGTCCAACCTGCTCATGACTGATAAGGGCTGTGTGAAGACAG CGGATTTCGGCCTGGCCCGGGCCTACAGCATCCCTATGAAGCCAATGACCCCCAAGGTGGTCACACTCTG GTACCGAGCCCCTGAACTGCTTTTGGGAACCAGCACGCAGACCACCAGCATTGACATGTG GGCCATGGGCTGCATCCTGGCAGAGCTGCTGGCCCACAAGCCCCTTCTCCCCGGCACTTCTGAGATCCACCAGGTGGACCTGATCGTACAGCTGCTGGGGACGCCCAGTGAGAACATCTGGCCA GGCCACAGCCAGAGATGGCTTGGACAGCTCATACTTCAAGGAGAAGCCACTGC CTTGTGA
- the CDK10 gene encoding cyclin-dependent kinase 10 isoform X1, whose amino-acid sequence MELSTGLWAGHGACSKFSIPLPLPLPLALCVHIFSLSKKKKKKKTLFLSSLTFPREAGNFHKLGRCRSVKEFEKLNRIGEGTYGIVYRARDTLTDEIVALKKVRMDKEKDGVPISSLREITLLLRLRHPNIVELKEVVVGTHLESIFLVMGYCEQDLASLLENMPTPFSEAQVKCIVLQVLRGLQYLHQNFIIHRDLKVSNLLMTDKGCVKTADFGLARAYSIPMKPMTPKVVTLWYRAPELLLGTSTQTTSIDMWAMGCILAELLAHKPLLPGTSEIHQVDLIVQLLGTPSENIWPGFSRLPLVGQYSLRKQPYNNLKHKFPWLSEAGLRLLNFLFMYDPKKRATARDGLDSSYFKEKPLPCEPELMPTFPHHRNKRAILATSEGQSKRCKP is encoded by the exons atggagctcagcactgggctctgggctggaCACGGAGCTTGCTCAAaattctctatccctctcccgctgcctctccctctggccctgtgtgtgcacattttctctctctccaaaaaaaaaaaaaaaaaaaagactttatttctctcttccctgacATTCCCAAGAGAGGCTGGGAATTTCCACAAG CTGGGACGGTGCCGGAGTGTGAAGGAGTTCGAGAAGCTGAACCGCATCGGGGAAGGCACCTATGGCATCGTGT ATCGGGCCCGGGACACCCTGACAGATGAGATTGTTGCCCTGAAGAAGGTACGGATGGACAAGGAGAAGGATG GGGTCCCCATCAGCAGCCTTCGAGAGATCACACTGCTCCTTCGCCTTCGCCATCCCAATATCGTGGAGCTGAAGGAAGTGGTTGTGGGAACTCACCTGGAGAG CATCTTTCTGGTGATGGGTTACTGTGAGCAAGATCTGGCCAGCCTTCTGGAGAATATGCCGACACCTTTCTCTGAGGCCCAG GTCAAATGCATTGTGCTACAAGTGCTCCGAGGCCTTCAGTACCTGCACCAGAACTTCATTATCCACAG GGACCTGAAGGTGTCCAACCTGCTCATGACTGATAAGGGCTGTGTGAAGACAG CGGATTTCGGCCTGGCCCGGGCCTACAGCATCCCTATGAAGCCAATGACCCCCAAGGTGGTCACACTCTG GTACCGAGCCCCTGAACTGCTTTTGGGAACCAGCACGCAGACCACCAGCATTGACATGTG GGCCATGGGCTGCATCCTGGCAGAGCTGCTGGCCCACAAGCCCCTTCTCCCCGGCACTTCTGAGATCCACCAGGTGGACCTGATCGTACAGCTGCTGGGGACGCCCAGTGAGAACATCTGGCCA GGTTTCTCCAGGCTGCCGCTGGTGGGCCAGTACAGCCTGAGGAAGCAGCCCTACAACAACCTCAAACACAAATTCCCGTGGCTCTCAGAGGCCGGCCTGCGCCTGCTCAACTTCCTCTTCATGTATGACCCTAAGAAAAG GGCCACAGCCAGAGATGGCTTGGACAGCTCATACTTCAAGGAGAAGCCACTGC CTTGTGAGCCAGAGCTCATGCCCACCTTCCCCCACCACCGCAACAAGCGGGCCATCCTGGCCACATCTGAGGGCCAGAGCAAGCGCTGTAAGCCATGA
- the SPATA2L gene encoding spermatogenesis-associated protein 2-like protein isoform X2 → MWMRGGGPGGRAAGGPRALLPDAGPPPASMGSSSLSEDYRLCLERELRRGRAGVCGDPSLRAVLWQILVEDFDLHGALQDDALALLSDGLWGRADLAPALRGLARAFELLELAAVHLYLLPWRKEFATIKTFSGGYVHVLKGALSEDLLIQSFQKMGYVPRDNHRLMMAALPPACQLVQVALGCFALRLECEILGEVLAQLGTSVLPAEELLQARRASADVASCVAWLQQRLAREEEPPPLPPRGSPTVYQTQLDLYRDLQEDEGSEEASLYGGPSPGPDSPPPELACQPLLWEQSAKLWGGRGGAWEPLGEAEVLPQASSPPYGAMEEELELEREPSAFSFLSLRRELLSQPGAAAVTKAPGSPGRASPQLVHGPSPQALGYQAHSCLAPGALPALCCDTCRQLHAAHCGSLPTCRPGHALRALLSDTQRRLWLQRAQVDSLLYDGTGAQP, encoded by the exons ATGTGGATGcggggcgggggccccggggggcgcgCAGCCGGCGGGCCCCGGGCTCTGCTCCCTGACGCCGGACCCCCGCCCGCCAGCATGGGCAGCAGCTCGCTGTCCGAGGACTACCGCCTGTGCCTGGAGCGCGAGCTGCGGCGTGGGCGCGCGGGCGTGTGCGGGGACCCGTCGCTGCGCGCGGTGCTGTGGCAGATCCTGGTGGAGGACTTCGATCTGCACGGGGCGCTGCAGGACGACGCGCTGGCGCTGCTCTCCGACGGGCTGTGGGGCCGCGCCGACCTGGCCCCCGCGCTGCGCGGCCTGGCCCGCGCCTTCGAGCTGCTGGAGCTGGCCGCTGTGCATCTGTACCTGTTGCCCTGGAGGAAGGAGTTCGCCACCATCAAG ACCTTTTCAGGAGGCTATGTGCACGTGCTGAAGGGTGCCCTCTCAGAGGACCTCCTCATACAGAGCTTCCAGAAGATGGGTTATGTGCCCAGGGACAACCACCGCCTGATGATGGctgccctgccacctgcctgccaACTGGTTCAAGTGGCTCTGGGCTGCTTTGCCCTTCGGCTGGAGTGTGAGATCCTGGGCGAGGTGCTCGCACAGCTGGGCACCAGCGTGCTGCCAGCTGAGGAGCTGCTGCAGGCACGGCGGGCCAGCGCAGATGTGGCCTCCTGTGTGGCCTGGCTGCAGCAGCGGCTGGCCCGGGAAGAAGAGCCGCCGCCTCTGCCCCCTCGGGGCTCCCCCACAGTCTACCAGACCCAGCTGGACCTATACCGGGACCTGCAGGAGGATGAGGGCTCAGAGGAGGCCAGCCTGTACGGCgggccctccccaggccccgaTTCACCACCCCCGGAGCTGGCCTGCCAACCTCTGCTCTGGGAACAGAGTGCCAAACTGTGGggtggcaggggcggggcctgggagcctCTGGGGGAGGCTGAGGTGCTGCCGCAGGCCAGCAGCCCACCCTATGGGGCcatggaggaggagctggagctggagcggGAGCCTTCcgccttctccttcctctccttgcgACGAGAGCTGCTAAGTCAGCCTGGAGCCGCAGCTGTTACCAAAGCCCCAGGAAGCCCTGGGCGGGCCAGCCCCCAGCTGGTGCATgggcccagcccccaggccctgggctacCAGGCACATAGCTGCCTAGCTCCGggtgccctgcctgccctctgctgTGACACCTGTCGCCAGCTGCACGCTGCCCATTGTGGCAGCCTGCCCACCTGCCGTCCAGGCCACGCGCTTCGTGCACTGCTCAGTGATACACAACGGCGCCTTTGGCTACAGCGTGCACAGGTGGACTCCCTGCTCTATGATGGGACCGGGGCCCAACCTTAG
- the CDK10 gene encoding cyclin-dependent kinase 10 isoform X7 encodes MDKEKDGVPISSLREITLLLRLRHPNIVELKEVVVGTHLESIFLVMGYCEQDLASLLENMPTPFSEAQVKCIVLQVLRGLQYLHQNFIIHRDLKVSNLLMTDKGCVKTADFGLARAYSIPMKPMTPKVVTLWYRAPELLLGTSTQTTSIDMWAMGCILAELLAHKPLLPGTSEIHQVDLIVQLLGTPSENIWPGFSRLPLVGQYSLRKQPYNNLKHKFPWLSEAGLRLLNFLFMATARDGLDSSYFKEKPLPCEPELMPTFPHHRNKRAILATSEGQSKRCKP; translated from the exons ATGGACAAGGAGAAGGATG GGGTCCCCATCAGCAGCCTTCGAGAGATCACACTGCTCCTTCGCCTTCGCCATCCCAATATCGTGGAGCTGAAGGAAGTGGTTGTGGGAACTCACCTGGAGAG CATCTTTCTGGTGATGGGTTACTGTGAGCAAGATCTGGCCAGCCTTCTGGAGAATATGCCGACACCTTTCTCTGAGGCCCAG GTCAAATGCATTGTGCTACAAGTGCTCCGAGGCCTTCAGTACCTGCACCAGAACTTCATTATCCACAG GGACCTGAAGGTGTCCAACCTGCTCATGACTGATAAGGGCTGTGTGAAGACAG CGGATTTCGGCCTGGCCCGGGCCTACAGCATCCCTATGAAGCCAATGACCCCCAAGGTGGTCACACTCTG GTACCGAGCCCCTGAACTGCTTTTGGGAACCAGCACGCAGACCACCAGCATTGACATGTG GGCCATGGGCTGCATCCTGGCAGAGCTGCTGGCCCACAAGCCCCTTCTCCCCGGCACTTCTGAGATCCACCAGGTGGACCTGATCGTACAGCTGCTGGGGACGCCCAGTGAGAACATCTGGCCA GGTTTCTCCAGGCTGCCGCTGGTGGGCCAGTACAGCCTGAGGAAGCAGCCCTACAACAACCTCAAACACAAATTCCCGTGGCTCTCAGAGGCCGGCCTGCGCCTGCTCAACTTCCTCTTCAT GGCCACAGCCAGAGATGGCTTGGACAGCTCATACTTCAAGGAGAAGCCACTGC CTTGTGAGCCAGAGCTCATGCCCACCTTCCCCCACCACCGCAACAAGCGGGCCATCCTGGCCACATCTGAGGGCCAGAGCAAGCGCTGTAAGCCATGA
- the CDK10 gene encoding cyclin-dependent kinase 10 isoform X6: MDKEKDGVPISSLREITLLLRLRHPNIVELKEVVVGTHLESIFLVMGYCEQDLASLLENMPTPFSEAQVKCIVLQVLRGLQYLHQNFIIHRDLKVSNLLMTDKGCVKTADFGLARAYSIPMKPMTPKVVTLWYRAPELLLGTSTQTTSIDMWAMGCILAELLAHKPLLPGTSEIHQVDLIVQLLGTPSENIWPGFSRLPLVGQYSLRKQPYNNLKHKFPWLSEAGLRLLNFLFMYDPKKRATARDGLDSSYFKEKPLPCEPELMPTFPHHRNKRAILATSEGQSKRCKP, encoded by the exons ATGGACAAGGAGAAGGATG GGGTCCCCATCAGCAGCCTTCGAGAGATCACACTGCTCCTTCGCCTTCGCCATCCCAATATCGTGGAGCTGAAGGAAGTGGTTGTGGGAACTCACCTGGAGAG CATCTTTCTGGTGATGGGTTACTGTGAGCAAGATCTGGCCAGCCTTCTGGAGAATATGCCGACACCTTTCTCTGAGGCCCAG GTCAAATGCATTGTGCTACAAGTGCTCCGAGGCCTTCAGTACCTGCACCAGAACTTCATTATCCACAG GGACCTGAAGGTGTCCAACCTGCTCATGACTGATAAGGGCTGTGTGAAGACAG CGGATTTCGGCCTGGCCCGGGCCTACAGCATCCCTATGAAGCCAATGACCCCCAAGGTGGTCACACTCTG GTACCGAGCCCCTGAACTGCTTTTGGGAACCAGCACGCAGACCACCAGCATTGACATGTG GGCCATGGGCTGCATCCTGGCAGAGCTGCTGGCCCACAAGCCCCTTCTCCCCGGCACTTCTGAGATCCACCAGGTGGACCTGATCGTACAGCTGCTGGGGACGCCCAGTGAGAACATCTGGCCA GGTTTCTCCAGGCTGCCGCTGGTGGGCCAGTACAGCCTGAGGAAGCAGCCCTACAACAACCTCAAACACAAATTCCCGTGGCTCTCAGAGGCCGGCCTGCGCCTGCTCAACTTCCTCTTCATGTATGACCCTAAGAAAAG GGCCACAGCCAGAGATGGCTTGGACAGCTCATACTTCAAGGAGAAGCCACTGC CTTGTGAGCCAGAGCTCATGCCCACCTTCCCCCACCACCGCAACAAGCGGGCCATCCTGGCCACATCTGAGGGCCAGAGCAAGCGCTGTAAGCCATGA
- the CDK10 gene encoding cyclin-dependent kinase 10 isoform X2, whose protein sequence is MELSTGLWAGHGACSKFSIPLPLPLPLALCVHIFSLSKKKKKKKTLFLSSLTFPREAGNFHKLGRCRSVKEFEKLNRIGEGTYGIVYRARDTLTDEIVALKKVRMDKEKDGVPISSLREITLLLRLRHPNIVELKEVVVGTHLESIFLVMGYCEQDLASLLENMPTPFSEAQVKCIVLQVLRGLQYLHQNFIIHRDLKVSNLLMTDKGCVKTADFGLARAYSIPMKPMTPKVVTLWYRAPELLLGTSTQTTSIDMWAMGCILAELLAHKPLLPGTSEIHQVDLIVQLLGTPSENIWPGFSRLPLVGQYSLRKQPYNNLKHKFPWLSEAGLRLLNFLFMATARDGLDSSYFKEKPLPCEPELMPTFPHHRNKRAILATSEGQSKRCKP, encoded by the exons atggagctcagcactgggctctgggctggaCACGGAGCTTGCTCAAaattctctatccctctcccgctgcctctccctctggccctgtgtgtgcacattttctctctctccaaaaaaaaaaaaaaaaaaaagactttatttctctcttccctgacATTCCCAAGAGAGGCTGGGAATTTCCACAAG CTGGGACGGTGCCGGAGTGTGAAGGAGTTCGAGAAGCTGAACCGCATCGGGGAAGGCACCTATGGCATCGTGT ATCGGGCCCGGGACACCCTGACAGATGAGATTGTTGCCCTGAAGAAGGTACGGATGGACAAGGAGAAGGATG GGGTCCCCATCAGCAGCCTTCGAGAGATCACACTGCTCCTTCGCCTTCGCCATCCCAATATCGTGGAGCTGAAGGAAGTGGTTGTGGGAACTCACCTGGAGAG CATCTTTCTGGTGATGGGTTACTGTGAGCAAGATCTGGCCAGCCTTCTGGAGAATATGCCGACACCTTTCTCTGAGGCCCAG GTCAAATGCATTGTGCTACAAGTGCTCCGAGGCCTTCAGTACCTGCACCAGAACTTCATTATCCACAG GGACCTGAAGGTGTCCAACCTGCTCATGACTGATAAGGGCTGTGTGAAGACAG CGGATTTCGGCCTGGCCCGGGCCTACAGCATCCCTATGAAGCCAATGACCCCCAAGGTGGTCACACTCTG GTACCGAGCCCCTGAACTGCTTTTGGGAACCAGCACGCAGACCACCAGCATTGACATGTG GGCCATGGGCTGCATCCTGGCAGAGCTGCTGGCCCACAAGCCCCTTCTCCCCGGCACTTCTGAGATCCACCAGGTGGACCTGATCGTACAGCTGCTGGGGACGCCCAGTGAGAACATCTGGCCA GGTTTCTCCAGGCTGCCGCTGGTGGGCCAGTACAGCCTGAGGAAGCAGCCCTACAACAACCTCAAACACAAATTCCCGTGGCTCTCAGAGGCCGGCCTGCGCCTGCTCAACTTCCTCTTCAT GGCCACAGCCAGAGATGGCTTGGACAGCTCATACTTCAAGGAGAAGCCACTGC CTTGTGAGCCAGAGCTCATGCCCACCTTCCCCCACCACCGCAACAAGCGGGCCATCCTGGCCACATCTGAGGGCCAGAGCAAGCGCTGTAAGCCATGA
- the SPATA2L gene encoding spermatogenesis-associated protein 2-like protein isoform X1, translating to MGSSSLSEDYRLCLERELRRGRAGVCGDPSLRAVLWQILVEDFDLHGALQDDALALLSDGLWGRADLAPALRGLARAFELLELAAVHLYLLPWRKEFATIKTFSGGYVHVLKGALSEDLLIQSFQKMGYVPRDNHRLMMAALPPACQLVQVALGCFALRLECEILGEVLAQLGTSVLPAEELLQARRASADVASCVAWLQQRLAREEEPPPLPPRGSPTVYQTQLDLYRDLQEDEGSEEASLYGGPSPGPDSPPPELACQPLLWEQSAKLWGGRGGAWEPLGEAEVLPQASSPPYGAMEEELELEREPSAFSFLSLRRELLSQPGAAAVTKAPGSPGRASPQLVHGPSPQALGYQAHSCLAPGALPALCCDTCRQLHAAHCGSLPTCRPGHALRALLSDTQRRLWLQRAQVDSLLYDGTGAQP from the exons ATGGGCAGCAGCTCGCTGTCCGAGGACTACCGCCTGTGCCTGGAGCGCGAGCTGCGGCGTGGGCGCGCGGGCGTGTGCGGGGACCCGTCGCTGCGCGCGGTGCTGTGGCAGATCCTGGTGGAGGACTTCGATCTGCACGGGGCGCTGCAGGACGACGCGCTGGCGCTGCTCTCCGACGGGCTGTGGGGCCGCGCCGACCTGGCCCCCGCGCTGCGCGGCCTGGCCCGCGCCTTCGAGCTGCTGGAGCTGGCCGCTGTGCATCTGTACCTGTTGCCCTGGAGGAAGGAGTTCGCCACCATCAAG ACCTTTTCAGGAGGCTATGTGCACGTGCTGAAGGGTGCCCTCTCAGAGGACCTCCTCATACAGAGCTTCCAGAAGATGGGTTATGTGCCCAGGGACAACCACCGCCTGATGATGGctgccctgccacctgcctgccaACTGGTTCAAGTGGCTCTGGGCTGCTTTGCCCTTCGGCTGGAGTGTGAGATCCTGGGCGAGGTGCTCGCACAGCTGGGCACCAGCGTGCTGCCAGCTGAGGAGCTGCTGCAGGCACGGCGGGCCAGCGCAGATGTGGCCTCCTGTGTGGCCTGGCTGCAGCAGCGGCTGGCCCGGGAAGAAGAGCCGCCGCCTCTGCCCCCTCGGGGCTCCCCCACAGTCTACCAGACCCAGCTGGACCTATACCGGGACCTGCAGGAGGATGAGGGCTCAGAGGAGGCCAGCCTGTACGGCgggccctccccaggccccgaTTCACCACCCCCGGAGCTGGCCTGCCAACCTCTGCTCTGGGAACAGAGTGCCAAACTGTGGggtggcaggggcggggcctgggagcctCTGGGGGAGGCTGAGGTGCTGCCGCAGGCCAGCAGCCCACCCTATGGGGCcatggaggaggagctggagctggagcggGAGCCTTCcgccttctccttcctctccttgcgACGAGAGCTGCTAAGTCAGCCTGGAGCCGCAGCTGTTACCAAAGCCCCAGGAAGCCCTGGGCGGGCCAGCCCCCAGCTGGTGCATgggcccagcccccaggccctgggctacCAGGCACATAGCTGCCTAGCTCCGggtgccctgcctgccctctgctgTGACACCTGTCGCCAGCTGCACGCTGCCCATTGTGGCAGCCTGCCCACCTGCCGTCCAGGCCACGCGCTTCGTGCACTGCTCAGTGATACACAACGGCGCCTTTGGCTACAGCGTGCACAGGTGGACTCCCTGCTCTATGATGGGACCGGGGCCCAACCTTAG